From one Streptomyces sp. Q6 genomic stretch:
- a CDS encoding TniB family NTP-binding protein, translating to MTRVPSHHDLLEGLPSRGRIAELILSSTPPRETYVGWQYYRTHFGSLVPAPVISPRQWSMLPKSRQYDYDLYRELTNANLPLQDTPMHAKVGRLIRRRLSGNTRKKDDPTRAGVMVSGLGSYGKTASVCAAGAAFEDQWLELHSHLNPGALPGTRDLHAPVVYVSTPVTATPKSLCASILNFFRAPIRPAATLPELVRQVADSLYGHGVKALILDDINRLRLHRADDQDVLDLVRAFMSLDVTLILAGVNIPSLGLLREATWNKKTRQWNMPPLESTRIHGLEITQTEHRFELVELDRFRYTTPRQIHVFVNHLAGIERHLRLQNAKVGMLTGGTMPEYLMRRTGGIVGLLGRLLEDGTQEAMMSGKEAIDENLLDEIVIRREEPEQPPDSPVIPANPQTAGKKTQRKRTKRPRNTVFDDQGPAATQTGS from the coding sequence ATGACGCGAGTCCCCTCTCACCACGATCTGCTGGAGGGTCTGCCTTCCCGAGGCAGGATCGCCGAGTTGATCCTGAGCAGCACCCCGCCTCGCGAGACCTACGTCGGCTGGCAGTATTACCGCACCCACTTCGGCTCGCTCGTCCCCGCTCCGGTGATCTCGCCGCGGCAGTGGTCAATGCTTCCCAAGAGCCGCCAGTACGACTACGACCTCTACCGGGAGCTGACGAACGCGAACCTGCCGCTGCAGGACACCCCCATGCACGCCAAAGTCGGCAGACTCATCCGGCGCCGTCTGAGCGGCAACACGAGGAAGAAGGACGACCCGACACGCGCCGGCGTCATGGTCAGCGGCTTGGGCAGCTACGGCAAGACCGCGTCTGTCTGCGCGGCCGGGGCAGCCTTCGAAGACCAGTGGCTGGAACTGCATAGCCATCTCAACCCCGGGGCTCTGCCGGGAACACGTGACCTCCACGCGCCGGTCGTCTACGTCTCGACCCCGGTGACAGCGACCCCGAAGAGCCTTTGCGCATCGATCCTGAACTTCTTCCGTGCCCCGATCCGCCCGGCGGCCACGCTGCCGGAACTGGTACGGCAGGTCGCCGATTCCCTCTACGGCCATGGCGTCAAAGCGCTAATTCTTGACGATATCAACCGATTGCGGCTGCACCGGGCTGACGACCAAGACGTCCTCGACCTGGTGCGGGCCTTTATGAGCCTGGACGTCACTCTGATCCTGGCCGGCGTCAACATCCCCAGCCTCGGGCTGCTGCGCGAGGCCACATGGAACAAGAAGACCCGGCAGTGGAACATGCCTCCGCTGGAGTCGACCCGCATCCACGGCTTGGAGATCACCCAGACCGAGCACCGCTTCGAACTCGTCGAACTCGACCGCTTCCGGTATACCACCCCGCGTCAGATCCACGTTTTCGTCAATCACCTGGCGGGCATCGAGCGGCACCTGCGGCTGCAGAACGCCAAGGTGGGGATGCTCACCGGCGGCACCATGCCGGAGTACCTGATGCGCCGCACCGGTGGCATCGTCGGTCTGCTGGGACGCCTCCTCGAGGACGGCACCCAAGAGGCCATGATGTCTGGAAAGGAAGCGATCGACGAAAACCTGCTGGACGAGATCGTGATCCGGCGCGAAGAGCCCGAGCAGCCGCCGGATTCGCCCGTCATCCCGGCCAACCCACAGACTGCTGGCAAGAAGACCCAGCGCAAGCGCACGAAGCGGCCCCGAAACACCGTCTTCGACGACCAAGGCCCGGCTGCCACACAAACGGGCTCATGA